CCCGCCCAGGGCGAGGTCGTCACAGGCCAGGGTGACGGCGGTGGGCAGGCCGCGCGCCACCTCGGCGGCGAAGGTCGGGCCGGACAGGATGGCGATGGGCGTGCCGGGGGGCAGGGCTGCGGCCACCGCCTCGCTCATCAGCGATTGGGTGGCGATCTCGATGCCCTTGGCGCAGATGACCGCCGGGGCGCCGGGGGTCCAGTGGGGGGCCAGCCGTTCGCAGACCGCGCGCAGGTGCTGGGCCGGGGCCACCAGCATCACCGCGTCGGTTCCGGCCACCGCCGCCGCGTCCGCCGTGGCGGTGAGGTCGTGGGGCAGCGGCACGCCCGGCAGATAGTCGCGGTTCTCGTGATCGTGGTTGATGGCGTCCACCACCGCCGGCTCCCGCGCCCACAGCACGGTGTCGCGACCGGCGCGCAAGGATGCCAGCGCCACCGCCGTGCCCCAGGCGCCGCCGCCGACCACGCCGATCCGGCTGAACTCACCCATGCCCCTGCCCTCTCTCGTCAAAAATCATGCCTTGCGCCCGGCGCCCACCCCGTCGCGCCCGATGGCCGGTCGGGCGGTGGGGTCCAGCGGCCAGCGCGGGCGGGGGGCGAAGTCCAGCGCGTCGCTGTCCCCCAGCCGCAGCCGTTCGATGCCGGCCCAGGCGATCATGGCGGCGTTGTCGGTGCACAGGCCCAAGGGCGGGGCGACGAAGCGCAGCCCCTCCCGCGCGGCCAGCGCCGACAGGCGTGCGCGCAGCGTCTTGTTGGCCGCCACGCCGCCGGCCACCACCAGCGCCGTGCCGTCCGGGTGGTCGGCGCGGAAGGCGCGGATGGCCCGCTTGCAGCGGTCGGCCATCACCTCCGCCACCGTGGCCTGAAAGGCAGCGGCCAGATCGTTGCGGTCGGCCTCGCTCAACGGCTGGGGCAACTCCTCCACCAGCCGGCGCACCGCGGCCTTGAGGCCGGAGAAGGAGAAATCGCAGCCCGGACGGCCCAGCATGGGCCGCGGCAGCTCGAACCGGCCCGGATCGGTGGCCTTGGCCGCCGCGCGCTCCACCTGCGGCCCGCCGGGATAGCCCAGCCCCAGCAGCTTGGCGGTCTTGTCGAACGCCTCCCCCACCGCGTCGTCGATGGTGGTGCCCAGGCGGCGGTAACGGCCCACACCTTCGACCGCCAGCAACTGGCAATGGCCGCCCGACACCAGCAGCAGCAGATAGGGGAAATCCACCCCATCGGTCAGCCGGGCGGTCAGGGCGTGCCCCTCCAGATGGTTCACCGCGACGAAGGGCAGGCCGGAGGCCGCGGCCATGGCCTTGGCGGTCATGACGCCGACGATCACCCCGCCGATCAGGCCGGGGCCGCCGGTGGCGGCGATGGCGTCGAGATCGGAAAGCCGCAGGCCGGCGGTGTCCAGCGCCTGCCGGATCAGCCCGTCGAGGTATTCCAGATGCGCACGCGCGGCGATTTCCGGCACCACGCCGCCATAGGGCGTGTGTTCGTCCAATTGCGACAGGACCACGTTGGCCCGGATCTCGCGGGCATCGGTGACGACGGCGGCGGCGGTTTCATCGCAACTCGTCTCGATCCCCAGAACAATCACGGGAGGCTGTCCTTAGCTGTTGCGAGAATGGGCTGTTGCGTGCGAATCGGGAAATGGGGTCAGGCGGCGGCCGCCGTCTCCTCCACCCGGTTTTTCAGGGCAGCGTTCATCGCCTCGAACCCCTGGCGGATGCGGGCGTAGGCCGAGGCCGGGACCAGCGCCGCCGCCACGCCCGTAAACCGCTCCTCATGGTGCAGGCGCACGCCGCCGGGCACGGGTTCCAGACGGAAGCTGTGCTCCCCGTCGAACAGGCCGGGGACCAGCACCCGTCCCTTCCACCGCAATTGCCGTTCCGGCTCCGCAATCAGCACGCGG
This DNA window, taken from Azospirillum fermentarium, encodes the following:
- the tsaD gene encoding tRNA (adenosine(37)-N6)-threonylcarbamoyltransferase complex transferase subunit TsaD, which translates into the protein MIVLGIETSCDETAAAVVTDAREIRANVVLSQLDEHTPYGGVVPEIAARAHLEYLDGLIRQALDTAGLRLSDLDAIAATGGPGLIGGVIVGVMTAKAMAAASGLPFVAVNHLEGHALTARLTDGVDFPYLLLLVSGGHCQLLAVEGVGRYRRLGTTIDDAVGEAFDKTAKLLGLGYPGGPQVERAAAKATDPGRFELPRPMLGRPGCDFSFSGLKAAVRRLVEELPQPLSEADRNDLAAAFQATVAEVMADRCKRAIRAFRADHPDGTALVVAGGVAANKTLRARLSALAAREGLRFVAPPLGLCTDNAAMIAWAGIERLRLGDSDALDFAPRPRWPLDPTARPAIGRDGVGAGRKA
- a CDS encoding SRPBCC domain-containing protein: MQLIATIIDIRANPARVWRTLTAFADYPAWNPFITTIEGTPAVGTRLRVQIRTPGGGVSSFRPRVLIAEPERQLRWKGRVLVPGLFDGEHSFRLEPVPGGVRLHHEERFTGVAAALVPASAYARIRQGFEAMNAALKNRVEETAAAA